A window from Citrus sinensis cultivar Valencia sweet orange chromosome 3, DVS_A1.0, whole genome shotgun sequence encodes these proteins:
- the LOC102620562 gene encoding uncharacterized protein LOC102620562 → MSVERSFEAWEEVQRHGQDLADRLAQGFTGLIQSHMTNPPSFHWPNPSEAKLFDLEFPISSSLNRHIVVPINKPEINGVSAIFDIANRIGQAGADFGAGVNGLVQQLFRHLPLPLLVPFKQEESGVRMKLGGDMKRSDVCVSVDESFGLREREREGLTDFGAAEIDAVNNSDQEAGGFDLRSAAHLGRPQGVINITSTYDSRTRDLEGSLVARGDLWRIEASNGSSTSGNDNSSLFLVQLGPLLFVRDSTLLLPVHLSKQHLLWYGYDRKNGMHSLCPAVWSKHRRWLLMSMLCLNPLACSFVDLQCPNGQFTYVSGEGLNASAFLPLCGGLLQAQGQYPGEMRFSFSCKSKWGTRITPMVQWPDKSFTLGLSQALAWQRSGLMVRPTIQFSLCPTFGGTNPGLRAELIHSLKEELSLIFGYTFMTHPSAFASISFGRSKWNGNVGSSGVVMRVDAPLSSFGRPSFTVQINSGIEF, encoded by the exons ATGTCAGTTGAAAGATCATTTGAAGCATGGGAGGAGGTCCAGCGACACGGTCAAGACTTAGCGGATCGGTTGGCTCAAGGCTTCACCGGTTTAATTCAATCACACATGACAAATCCGCCGTCGTTTCATTGGCCAAACCCTTCCGAAGCGAAACTTTTCGATCTAGAGTTCCCGATTTCGAGTTCCCTTAATAGGCATATCGTTGTTCCCATCAACAAACCCGAAATTAACGGCGTTTCGGCTATTTTTGACATCGCTAACCGGATTGGGCAGGCTGGGGCTGATTTCGGGGCGGGGGTAAATGGACTTGTACAGCAGCTCTTTAGACATCTGCCGCTGCCATTGCTGGTGCCGTTTAAGCAGGAGGAGAGTGGGGTTAGAATGAAGCTGGGTGGGGATATGAAAAGAAGTGACGTGTGTGTGAGTGTAGATGAAAGTTTTGGACTGAGAGAAAGGGAAAGAGAAGGATTAACTGATTTTGGAGCTGCAGAGATTGACGCTGTTAATAATTCGGACCAAGAAGCAGGTGGGTTTGATTTGCGATCGGCTGCTCATCTTGGTAGGCCACAG GGAGTGATAAATATAACATCAACTTATGACAGTCGAACACGTGACTTGGAAGGTTCTTTGGTTGCAAGGGGAGATTTATGGAGGATAGAGGCTTCAAATGGCAGTTCTACATCAGGGAATGACAATTCATCTCTCTTCCTTGTTCAGCTTGGACCGTTACTCTTTGTTCGTGATTCTACACTTCTTTTGCCTGTTCATCTGTCAAAGCAGCATTTGCTTTGGTATGGGTATGATCGTAAG AATGGAATGCATTCTCTTTGTCCAGCTGTGTGGTCCAAGCATAGAAGATGGCTCTTAATGTCCATGCTTTGTCTGAATCCTTTAGCTTGT TCATTTGTGGATCTGCAGTGTCCTAATGGGCAGTTTACTTATGTATCTGGCGAGGGTCTGAATGCTAGCGCTTTCCTACCTCTTTGTGGGGGCCTTCTTCAGGCTCAGGGCCAATATCCAGGGGAAATGAGGTTCAGCTTCTCATGCAAG AGTAAGTGGGGAACACGTATCACCCCAATGGTACAATGGCCTGACAAATCGTTTACATTGGGTCTTTCACAAGCTTTGGCTTGGCAGAGATCTGGTCTCATGGTGAGGCCGACCATTCAATTCAG TTTATGTCCCACGTTTGGTGGAACCAATCCTGGGTTACGGGCAGAACTTATTCATTCATTGAAggaagaacttagtcttatCTTCGGTTACACATTCATGACACATCCTTCAGCGTTTGCATCAATATCC TTTGGCAGATCTAAGTGGAATGGGAATGTCGGGAGCTCAGGGGTAGTAATGAGGGTTGATGCCCCTCTTTCGAGCTTTGGACGACCTTCTTTCACTGTTCAGATAAATAGTGGTATTGAGTTTTGA